One Streptomyces sp. SAI-135 DNA segment encodes these proteins:
- the ectA gene encoding diaminobutyrate acetyltransferase yields MTAAQADLQIDRPTVADGAALWRIARDSEVLDLNSSYSYLLWCRDFAATSAVARNDRGEAIGFVTGYVRPDRPDTLLVWQVAVDSAHRGRGLAAALLDGLTARLAAERGLTTVETTITPGNTASERLFTSFAERRGARLEREVLFDAGLFPDGPHDPEVLYRIGPLSPGSPSLSA; encoded by the coding sequence ATGACTGCCGCACAAGCAGACCTGCAAATCGACCGGCCGACGGTCGCGGACGGAGCCGCACTGTGGCGGATCGCCCGCGACTCCGAGGTCCTCGACCTGAACTCGTCGTACAGCTATCTGCTGTGGTGTCGCGACTTCGCCGCCACGTCGGCGGTGGCACGGAACGACCGTGGAGAGGCCATCGGGTTCGTCACCGGGTACGTCCGCCCGGACCGGCCCGACACCCTCCTCGTCTGGCAGGTGGCCGTGGACTCGGCCCACCGCGGCCGCGGTCTCGCCGCCGCCCTGCTCGACGGACTGACCGCCCGGCTGGCCGCCGAGCGCGGACTGACCACCGTCGAGACCACCATCACGCCGGGCAACACCGCCTCCGAGCGGCTGTTCACGTCGTTCGCCGAACGCCGTGGCGCCCGCCTGGAGCGCGAGGTGCTGTTCGACGCCGGTCTGTTCCCCGACGGGCCGCACGACCCCGAGGTCCTCTACCGGATCGGGCCCCTCTCCCCCGGTTCCCCCTCCCTCTCCGCCTGA
- a CDS encoding PIG-L deacetylase family protein translates to MTTLDDTGGSAAGGTLPPLPEDWERCLAVAAHPDDIEYGTASAVARWTTQGKRVAYLLVTRGEAGIDGLHPDLAGPLREAEERAGAREVGVDTVEFLDHRDGTIEEGPGLRRDIVRAIRRHRPEVVVTGAYTVRMVAGVVNQADHRVVGLAALDAARDAGNRWIFPELAEEGLEPWGGVRFVAVAGTDRPTHGVDVTGEPLERGIASLAAHAEYTKGLGAGAFEPRPFLTWAARRGGPALGVEAAVLFDVHQLAFEGPPPWEQ, encoded by the coding sequence ATGACGACTCTCGACGACACGGGCGGATCCGCAGCGGGCGGCACCCTGCCCCCGCTGCCGGAGGACTGGGAGCGCTGCCTGGCCGTGGCCGCGCATCCGGACGACATCGAGTACGGGACCGCGTCCGCGGTGGCCCGCTGGACGACCCAGGGCAAACGGGTCGCCTATCTGCTGGTCACCCGCGGCGAGGCGGGCATCGACGGGCTGCACCCGGACCTGGCGGGCCCGCTGCGCGAGGCCGAGGAGCGGGCGGGCGCGCGTGAAGTGGGCGTGGACACCGTGGAGTTCCTCGACCACCGGGACGGAACGATCGAGGAGGGGCCGGGTCTGCGCCGGGACATCGTGCGGGCGATCCGACGGCACCGGCCCGAGGTCGTGGTGACCGGTGCGTACACCGTGCGGATGGTCGCCGGGGTGGTCAACCAGGCCGACCACCGCGTGGTCGGCCTGGCCGCGCTCGACGCGGCACGCGACGCCGGCAACCGCTGGATCTTCCCCGAACTCGCCGAGGAGGGCCTCGAACCCTGGGGCGGGGTCCGCTTCGTGGCCGTCGCCGGCACCGACCGCCCCACCCACGGCGTGGACGTCACCGGCGAACCCCTGGAGCGGGGCATCGCCTCCCTGGCCGCGCACGCCGAGTACACCAAGGGCCTCGGCGCGGGCGCCTTCGAACCACGCCCGTTCCTGACCTGGGCGGCGCGCCGGGGCGGCCCCGCCCTCGGCGTCGAGGCGGCGGTCCTGTTCGACGTCCACCAGCTCGCCTTCGAGGGACCACCGCCCTGGGAGCAGTGA
- the ectB gene encoding diaminobutyrate--2-oxoglutarate transaminase: MTITQPDLSVFETLESEVRSYCRGWPTVFDRAQGSRMYDEDGHAYLDFFAGAGSLNYGHNNPVLKRALIDYLERDGVTHGLDMSTTAKRTFLQTFQDLVLRPRDLPYKVMFPGPTGTNAVESALKLARKVKGREAIVSFTNAFHGMSLGSLAVTGNAFKRAGAGIPLVHGTPMPFDNYFDGTVEDFLWFERLLEDQGSGLNKPAAVIVETVQGEGGINVARREWLQALAALCERQDMLLIVDDIQMGCGRTGAFFSFEEAGITPDIVTVSKSISGYGLPMSLCLFKPELDIWEPGEHNGTFRGNNPAFVTATAALEQYWADGSAMEKQTRQRGEQVEQGLISITEENLADIKEYRGRGLVWGLEFHDKERAGRVAHRAFELGLLIETSGPESEVVKLLPALTITPEELDEGLSVLARAVRETV; encoded by the coding sequence GTGACCATCACCCAGCCCGACCTCAGCGTCTTCGAGACCCTCGAGTCCGAGGTGCGCAGCTACTGCCGCGGCTGGCCCACCGTCTTCGACCGCGCGCAGGGCAGCCGCATGTACGACGAGGACGGCCACGCTTACCTGGACTTCTTCGCCGGCGCCGGTTCGCTGAACTACGGCCACAACAACCCCGTGCTGAAACGGGCGTTGATCGACTACCTGGAGCGCGACGGCGTCACGCACGGCCTCGACATGTCGACCACCGCCAAGCGCACCTTCCTGCAGACCTTCCAGGACCTGGTGCTGCGCCCGCGCGATCTGCCGTACAAGGTCATGTTCCCGGGCCCGACGGGCACCAACGCCGTGGAGTCGGCGCTCAAGCTGGCCCGGAAGGTCAAGGGCCGCGAGGCCATCGTGTCCTTCACCAACGCCTTCCACGGCATGTCCCTGGGGTCGCTGGCCGTGACCGGCAACGCCTTCAAGCGGGCCGGCGCCGGCATCCCGCTGGTGCACGGCACGCCGATGCCGTTCGACAACTACTTCGACGGCACCGTCGAGGACTTCCTGTGGTTCGAGCGGCTCCTGGAGGACCAGGGCTCGGGCCTCAACAAGCCCGCCGCGGTGATCGTCGAGACCGTGCAGGGCGAGGGCGGCATCAACGTCGCCCGCCGCGAGTGGCTCCAGGCGCTCGCCGCGCTGTGCGAGCGGCAGGACATGCTGCTCATCGTCGACGACATCCAGATGGGCTGCGGCCGGACCGGCGCCTTCTTCTCCTTCGAGGAGGCGGGCATCACGCCGGACATCGTCACCGTCTCCAAGTCCATCAGCGGCTACGGCCTCCCCATGTCCCTCTGCCTGTTCAAGCCGGAGCTGGACATCTGGGAGCCGGGCGAGCACAACGGCACCTTCCGCGGCAACAACCCGGCCTTCGTCACGGCCACCGCCGCCCTGGAGCAGTACTGGGCGGACGGTTCCGCGATGGAGAAGCAGACCCGGCAGCGCGGTGAGCAGGTCGAGCAGGGGCTCATCTCCATCACCGAGGAGAACCTGGCCGACATCAAGGAGTACCGCGGCCGCGGGCTGGTGTGGGGCCTGGAGTTCCACGACAAGGAGCGCGCCGGGCGGGTGGCGCACCGGGCCTTCGAGCTCGGGCTGCTCATCGAGACCTCGGGCCCCGAGAGCGAGGTCGTGAAGCTGCTCCCGGCGCTCACGATCACCCCGGAGGAGCTGGACGAGGGGCTCAGCGTCCTCGCCCGCGCCGTCCGGGAAACCGTCTGA
- a CDS encoding amino acid ABC transporter ATP-binding protein — MTVEASRPEIEVRGLHKSFGTNEVLKGIDLEIGQGEVVCVIGPSGSGKSTLLRCVNLLEEPTKGQVFVGGTELTDPDVDIDAVRRRIGMVFQQFNLFPHLTVTENLTLPQRRVLRRGKAEAARVAAENLERVGLAEKADAYPASLSGGQQQRVAIARSLSMGPEVMLFDEPTSALDPELVGDVLAVMRMLAREGMTMMVVTHEMTFAREVADRVVFMDGGVVVEDGNPAQVIGDPSHERTRHFLSRLLDPAMADVENVEDQEG; from the coding sequence ATGACCGTTGAGGCGAGCCGGCCGGAGATCGAAGTACGCGGTCTGCACAAGTCGTTCGGCACCAACGAGGTCCTCAAGGGCATCGACCTGGAGATCGGCCAGGGCGAGGTCGTCTGTGTCATCGGCCCCTCGGGCTCGGGCAAGTCGACGCTGCTGCGGTGCGTGAACCTCCTGGAGGAGCCGACGAAGGGCCAGGTCTTCGTCGGCGGCACCGAGTTGACGGACCCCGACGTCGACATCGACGCCGTACGCCGCCGTATCGGCATGGTCTTCCAGCAGTTCAACCTGTTCCCGCACCTCACGGTGACCGAGAACCTGACGCTGCCGCAGCGCAGGGTCCTCAGGCGCGGCAAGGCGGAGGCCGCGAGGGTGGCCGCGGAGAACCTGGAGCGGGTGGGCCTCGCCGAGAAGGCCGACGCCTATCCCGCCTCCCTCTCCGGCGGACAGCAGCAGCGCGTCGCGATCGCGCGGTCCCTGTCCATGGGCCCCGAGGTGATGCTCTTCGACGAGCCGACCTCGGCCCTCGACCCGGAGCTGGTGGGCGACGTGCTCGCCGTCATGCGGATGCTGGCCCGCGAGGGCATGACGATGATGGTCGTCACCCACGAGATGACGTTCGCCCGCGAGGTCGCCGACCGGGTCGTCTTCATGGACGGCGGAGTCGTCGTCGAGGACGGCAACCCGGCCCAGGTCATCGGCGATCCGAGCCATGAGCGCACCCGCCACTTCCTCTCCCGGCTCCTGGACCCGGCGATGGCCGACGTGGAGAACGTGGAGGACCAGGAGGGCTGA
- a CDS encoding maleylpyruvate isomerase family mycothiol-dependent enzyme, producing MTGHDDVRDLLAAWAFGALEPAEERLVPPHLAECESCAAEAERLRATVRTLDGPPLDEPQYRGEAHLTRALRARPAPPPVARHAAPYAAAVAGLGALLPELEGHWSTPVVHDWDAHATVAHLLAADEHLALRLGIGARVPGARIDEDADWTDAWERRTAEVIAHEHGRTPGETVADWSAQAAGLLGTAHARDPELAARTTLSMGIRLPATEHFLVRAFETWIHTDDIGRALGLAVPPPPEEHLGRLVGLAVRILGGVLGAGAPPVLFAVRGGEQWVLGSQSDPVAAELTLDAVDFCLLVGGRHEPGGVPRETTGDAAAVRNVLERAASLSWL from the coding sequence GTGACCGGTCACGACGACGTCCGCGACCTGCTGGCCGCCTGGGCCTTCGGCGCCCTGGAACCGGCCGAGGAGCGGCTCGTGCCACCCCACCTGGCCGAGTGCGAGAGCTGCGCGGCGGAGGCGGAACGGCTGCGCGCCACCGTACGCACGCTGGACGGCCCGCCGCTCGACGAGCCGCAGTACCGTGGCGAGGCCCACCTGACCCGCGCCCTCCGCGCCCGCCCCGCGCCACCCCCCGTCGCCCGGCACGCCGCTCCCTACGCGGCCGCCGTCGCGGGGCTCGGGGCGCTGCTGCCCGAGCTGGAGGGCCACTGGTCCACGCCCGTCGTGCACGACTGGGACGCGCACGCCACCGTCGCCCATCTGCTCGCCGCCGACGAACACCTCGCCCTGCGGCTCGGGATCGGGGCCCGGGTGCCGGGCGCGCGGATCGACGAGGACGCGGACTGGACGGACGCCTGGGAGCGGCGCACCGCCGAGGTGATCGCCCACGAGCACGGCCGTACGCCAGGGGAGACCGTCGCCGACTGGTCCGCGCAGGCGGCCGGCCTGCTCGGCACCGCGCACGCCCGTGACCCCGAACTCGCCGCCAGGACCACCCTGTCGATGGGCATCAGACTGCCGGCCACCGAGCACTTCCTGGTGCGTGCCTTCGAGACCTGGATCCACACCGACGACATCGGCCGCGCCCTGGGCCTGGCCGTACCGCCGCCGCCCGAGGAGCACCTGGGACGGCTGGTCGGGCTGGCCGTCCGCATCCTCGGCGGCGTCCTCGGGGCCGGGGCGCCGCCGGTGCTGTTCGCGGTCCGGGGCGGCGAGCAGTGGGTCCTGGGTTCGCAGAGCGATCCCGTGGCCGCCGAACTCACCCTGGACGCCGTGGACTTCTGCCTGCTCGTCGGCGGCCGGCACGAGCCGGGCGGCGTCCCCCGGGAAACGACGGGCGACGCGGCCGCCGTACGGAACGTACTGGAGCGGGCCGCGTCGCTGTCGTGGCTGTGA
- a CDS encoding aminotransferase class V-fold PLP-dependent enzyme, translating to MTHPFLDLAPLGAARFASIEDRVARLLRTEQDVVIMQGEALLPLEGAIRGTAGPGTTALNVITGPYGQTFGNWLRDCGATVIDLAVPFHTAVTAEQIAAAFEEHPAIDFVSLVHAEAATGNTNPVAEIAEVVRRQGALFYLDAVASVGAEPVLPDAWGVDLCVIGAQKAMGGPAGVSAVSVSERAWARMAANPAAPRRSYLSLLDWKERWIDGGRTALLHAPAQLEMLALEACVERIEADGPETVMARHRAAAAATRAGTRALGGSLAPYVHADHEAAPVATTLRAPSGVPASELVARALSEDPALPLAAGGGALAEEMIRVNHYGVDATPGAVRACLTALGAALAGKGLAVDVTGALRAADEAFHRTMNTRGTGA from the coding sequence GTGACGCACCCCTTCCTGGACCTGGCCCCGCTCGGCGCGGCGCGGTTCGCCTCGATCGAGGACCGTGTGGCCCGGCTGCTGCGCACCGAGCAGGACGTCGTGATCATGCAGGGCGAGGCGCTGCTGCCGCTGGAGGGGGCGATCCGGGGGACCGCGGGTCCGGGCACGACCGCGCTGAACGTCATCACCGGTCCGTACGGGCAGACCTTCGGGAACTGGCTGCGGGACTGCGGCGCGACGGTGATCGACCTGGCGGTGCCGTTCCACACGGCGGTGACGGCCGAGCAGATCGCCGCGGCCTTCGAGGAGCACCCGGCGATCGACTTCGTGTCCCTGGTGCACGCGGAGGCGGCGACCGGCAACACCAACCCGGTCGCGGAGATCGCCGAGGTCGTACGGCGGCAGGGCGCCCTGTTCTACCTGGACGCGGTCGCCTCCGTGGGCGCCGAGCCGGTGCTGCCGGACGCGTGGGGCGTGGACCTGTGCGTGATCGGTGCGCAGAAGGCCATGGGCGGGCCGGCCGGGGTGTCGGCGGTGTCGGTGAGCGAGCGGGCGTGGGCGCGGATGGCCGCGAATCCGGCGGCGCCGCGCCGGTCGTACCTCTCCCTCCTCGACTGGAAGGAGCGCTGGATCGACGGTGGCCGTACGGCCCTGCTGCACGCTCCGGCGCAGCTGGAGATGCTGGCGCTGGAGGCGTGCGTCGAGCGGATCGAGGCGGACGGGCCGGAGACGGTGATGGCCCGGCACCGGGCCGCCGCGGCGGCGACCCGGGCGGGGACGCGGGCGCTGGGCGGGAGCCTTGCGCCGTACGTGCACGCCGACCACGAGGCCGCGCCGGTCGCCACGACGCTGCGTGCGCCGTCCGGCGTGCCGGCCTCGGAACTCGTCGCCCGAGCTTTGTCGGAGGACCCCGCCCTGCCGCTGGCCGCGGGCGGGGGCGCGCTGGCCGAGGAGATGATCCGGGTCAACCACTACGGCGTGGACGCGACACCGGGTGCCGTCCGGGCGTGCCTGACCGCGCTGGGTGCGGCGCTGGCCGGGAAGGGGCTCGCGGTGGACGTGACGGGCGCGCTGCGGGCGGCCGACGAGGCTTTCCACCGCACCATGAATACGCGCGGTACCGGTGCATAA
- a CDS encoding transporter substrate-binding domain-containing protein — MNTLSGRRTRVLAATTATAGLLLVAACTSSDDGGSGSKTAAGGVELVKGGQLTTCTHLPYPPFQSEIDGKVQGFDVSLIDLVAGNLGVKQEILDTPFENFKTGAFLNSGECDLAAAGMTITDERKKNVDFSDPYFDATQALLVAKGSGISSLADAKAKKVKLGAQAQTTGEDYVKSQGFDPVSFESSDAVLNGLRSGQVKAVVIDYPVVQGWLKDKANADAFQVADNINTGEQYGFTVKKGNTKLRDAINKALADAKADGTYKKLYEKWIGPYDESVASPAAS, encoded by the coding sequence GTGAACACCCTCTCCGGGCGCCGGACCCGCGTCCTGGCCGCCACCACCGCGACGGCCGGGCTCCTGCTCGTCGCTGCCTGCACCTCCAGCGACGACGGCGGCAGCGGTTCGAAGACCGCCGCGGGCGGGGTCGAACTGGTCAAGGGCGGACAGCTCACCACCTGCACCCACCTGCCCTACCCGCCGTTCCAGTCGGAGATCGACGGCAAGGTCCAGGGCTTCGACGTCTCGCTCATCGACCTGGTGGCGGGGAACCTGGGCGTGAAGCAGGAGATCCTCGACACCCCCTTCGAGAACTTCAAGACCGGCGCCTTCCTCAACTCCGGCGAGTGCGACCTGGCCGCGGCCGGCATGACCATCACCGACGAGCGCAAGAAGAACGTCGACTTCTCGGACCCCTACTTCGACGCCACCCAGGCCCTCCTGGTCGCCAAGGGCAGCGGCATCTCCTCGCTCGCCGACGCCAAGGCGAAGAAGGTGAAGCTCGGCGCCCAGGCGCAGACCACCGGCGAGGACTACGTCAAGAGCCAGGGCTTCGACCCGGTCTCCTTCGAGTCCTCCGACGCCGTCCTCAACGGCCTGCGCTCCGGCCAGGTCAAGGCCGTCGTCATCGACTACCCGGTCGTCCAGGGCTGGCTCAAGGACAAGGCCAACGCCGACGCCTTCCAGGTCGCCGACAACATCAACACCGGTGAGCAGTACGGCTTCACGGTGAAGAAGGGCAACACCAAGCTGCGGGACGCCATCAACAAGGCGCTCGCGGACGCCAAGGCCGACGGCACCTACAAGAAGCTCTACGAGAAGTGGATCGGCCCGTACGACGAGTCGGTCGCCTCTCCCGCCGCCTCATGA
- a CDS encoding amidohydrolase family protein yields the protein MSDRTVLHVKGRILAGPEDVRDELWVVDGRISYDRPVAAQDVRTVSGWALPGLVDAHCHVGLGAHGPVDQDVAEKQALTDREAGTLLIRDAGSPSDTRWVDDREDLPKIIRAGRHIARTRRYIRNFAWEIEPEDLVAYVAQEARRGDGWVKLVGDWIDREVGDLAPSWPREAVEAAIAEAHRLGARVTAHCFAENSLQDLVEAGIDCVEHATGLTDDLIPLFASRGVAIVPTLVNIATFPKLADGGESRFPSWSAHMRRLHARRYDTVRGAYDAGIPVYVGTDAGGTLPHGLVAAEVAELVKAGIPALDALSATTWSAREWLGRPGLEEGAAADLVVYAQDPRADVRVLADPVQVVLNGRVVQ from the coding sequence ATGAGCGATCGCACGGTGCTGCACGTGAAGGGCCGGATCCTGGCCGGACCCGAGGACGTCCGGGACGAACTGTGGGTGGTCGACGGGCGGATCTCCTACGACCGCCCGGTGGCCGCCCAGGACGTCCGTACGGTGTCGGGCTGGGCGCTGCCCGGCCTGGTCGACGCGCACTGCCACGTGGGCCTGGGCGCGCACGGCCCGGTCGACCAGGACGTGGCCGAGAAGCAGGCGCTGACCGACCGCGAGGCCGGCACGCTCCTGATCCGCGACGCCGGATCCCCCTCCGACACCCGCTGGGTGGACGATCGCGAGGACCTCCCGAAGATCATCAGGGCCGGCCGGCACATCGCCCGCACCCGCCGGTACATCAGGAACTTCGCCTGGGAGATCGAACCCGAGGACCTCGTCGCCTACGTCGCCCAGGAGGCCCGCCGGGGTGACGGCTGGGTCAAGCTGGTCGGCGACTGGATCGACCGTGAGGTCGGCGATCTGGCCCCCAGCTGGCCGCGGGAGGCGGTCGAGGCGGCCATCGCGGAGGCCCACCGCCTCGGCGCCCGCGTCACCGCGCACTGCTTCGCCGAGAACTCCCTCCAGGACCTGGTCGAGGCGGGCATCGACTGCGTCGAACACGCCACCGGCCTCACCGACGACCTGATCCCGCTGTTCGCCTCGCGGGGCGTCGCGATCGTCCCGACCCTGGTCAACATCGCCACCTTCCCGAAGCTGGCGGACGGCGGCGAGTCCCGGTTCCCCTCCTGGTCCGCCCACATGCGCCGGCTCCACGCCCGCCGCTACGACACCGTCCGCGGCGCCTACGACGCCGGCATCCCGGTCTACGTCGGCACGGACGCGGGCGGCACCCTCCCCCACGGCCTGGTCGCGGCGGAGGTCGCGGAACTGGTGAAGGCCGGCATCCCCGCCCTGGACGCCCTGTCGGCGACCACGTGGAGCGCCCGGGAGTGGCTGGGGCGGCCGGGGCTGGAGGAGGGGGCTGCGGCGGATCTCGTGGTCTACGCACAGGACCCCCGCGCGGACGTGCGTGTGCTGGCCGACCCGGTCCAGGTCGTACTGAACGGCCGGGTCGTGCAGTAG
- a CDS encoding ectoine synthase codes for MIVRSFKDIEGTDRHVKAASGTWESKRIVLAKERVGFSLHETILYAGTETSMWYANHIEAVVCVEGEAELTDHESGQTHSITPGTMYLLDGHERHTLRVKEDFRCICVFNPPVTGREDHDENGVYPLLTEPEEV; via the coding sequence GTGATCGTCCGTTCGTTCAAGGACATCGAAGGCACCGACCGGCATGTGAAGGCCGCGTCCGGCACCTGGGAGAGCAAACGCATCGTGCTCGCCAAGGAGCGGGTCGGCTTCTCGCTGCACGAGACGATCCTGTACGCGGGCACGGAGACGTCGATGTGGTACGCGAACCACATCGAGGCCGTCGTCTGCGTCGAGGGCGAGGCCGAGCTGACCGACCACGAGAGCGGGCAGACGCACTCGATCACGCCGGGGACCATGTACCTGCTGGACGGTCACGAGCGGCACACACTGCGGGTCAAGGAGGACTTCCGCTGCATCTGTGTGTTCAACCCGCCCGTGACCGGCCGGGAGGACCACGACGAGAACGGCGTCTACCCGCTGCTCACCGAACCCGAGGAGGTGTGA
- the thpD gene encoding ectoine hydroxylase, producing the protein MTTMTTVTDLYPSRGATEVSVPRKDPVVWSAPGTPGPIATADLESFERDGFLAIDQLIGPDEVPVYQRELERLVTAPEIRADERSIVEPKSKEIRSVFEVHRISEVFANLVRDERVVGRARQILGSDVYVHQSRINVKPGFGASGFYWHSDFETWHAEDGLPNMRTVSVSIALTENYDTNGGLMIMPGSHKTFLGCAGETPKDNYKKSLQMQDAGTPSDEALTAMASEYGIKLFTGKAGSATWFDCNAMHGSGDNITPFPRSNVFIVFNSVENEAVEPFAAPIRRPEFIGARDFTPVK; encoded by the coding sequence ATGACCACCATGACCACCGTCACCGATCTCTACCCCAGCCGCGGCGCCACCGAGGTGTCCGTCCCGCGCAAGGACCCGGTCGTCTGGTCGGCGCCCGGCACGCCGGGACCGATCGCCACGGCCGACCTGGAGTCGTTCGAGCGCGACGGCTTCCTCGCCATCGACCAGCTCATCGGTCCCGACGAGGTCCCCGTCTACCAGCGTGAGCTGGAGCGGCTCGTCACGGCCCCGGAGATCCGCGCGGACGAGCGCTCGATCGTCGAGCCGAAGTCCAAGGAGATCCGCTCGGTCTTCGAGGTGCACAGGATCAGCGAGGTGTTCGCGAACCTGGTGCGCGACGAGCGGGTCGTCGGCCGGGCCCGGCAGATCCTCGGCTCGGACGTCTACGTCCACCAGTCACGGATCAACGTCAAGCCCGGTTTCGGGGCCAGCGGCTTCTACTGGCACTCCGACTTCGAGACCTGGCACGCCGAGGACGGCCTGCCCAACATGCGCACGGTGTCCGTCTCGATCGCGCTGACCGAGAACTACGACACCAACGGCGGGCTCATGATCATGCCCGGCTCGCACAAGACCTTCCTCGGGTGCGCGGGTGAGACCCCGAAGGACAACTACAAGAAGTCCCTCCAGATGCAGGACGCGGGCACGCCCTCGGACGAGGCGCTGACGGCGATGGCCTCGGAGTACGGCATCAAGCTGTTCACCGGCAAGGCCGGTTCGGCGACCTGGTTCGACTGCAACGCCATGCACGGCTCCGGCGACAACATCACGCCGTTCCCGCGCAGCAACGTCTTCATCGTGTTCAACAGCGTGGAGAACGAGGCCGTCGAGCCGTTCGCGGCCCCGATCCGGCGCCCCGAGTTCATCGGCGCCCGGGACTTCACCCCGGTGAAGTGA
- a CDS encoding amino acid ABC transporter permease produces the protein MTAADTQFQPRKKGLTRRQKRSLSRGIQYAVFVAAVIAFALSADWGRLKNQFAQADIADQMFPDVITLALKNTVLYTLSGFVVGLVLGMVIALMRLSSVGPYRWFAGVYIEIFRGLPALLIFIFIGVAVPLAFPGTEIVGGTYGKVALALGLVAAAYMAETIRAGIQAVPKGQMEAARSLGFSPARAMVSIIIPQAFRIILPPLTNELVLLFKDSSLVLFLGVTLEERELSKYGRDLASTTANSTPILVAGLCYLLVTIPLGFVVRRMEAKAQEAVK, from the coding sequence ATGACCGCGGCGGACACGCAATTCCAGCCTCGCAAAAAGGGCCTGACCCGACGTCAGAAGCGCAGCCTGTCCCGCGGCATCCAGTACGCCGTCTTCGTGGCCGCCGTGATCGCCTTCGCCCTCTCGGCGGACTGGGGGCGGCTCAAGAACCAGTTCGCGCAGGCGGACATCGCCGACCAGATGTTCCCGGACGTCATCACGCTGGCGCTGAAGAACACCGTGCTCTACACGCTGTCCGGCTTCGTCGTCGGACTCGTCCTCGGCATGGTCATCGCGCTGATGCGGCTGTCGTCGGTCGGCCCGTACCGCTGGTTCGCCGGTGTCTACATCGAGATCTTCCGCGGCCTGCCCGCCCTGCTGATCTTCATCTTCATCGGCGTGGCCGTCCCGCTCGCCTTCCCCGGCACGGAGATCGTCGGCGGCACCTACGGCAAGGTCGCCCTCGCGCTCGGCCTGGTGGCGGCGGCCTACATGGCGGAGACGATCCGCGCGGGCATCCAGGCGGTGCCCAAGGGGCAGATGGAGGCGGCCCGTTCACTGGGCTTCTCCCCGGCCCGCGCGATGGTCTCGATCATCATCCCGCAGGCGTTCCGGATCATCCTCCCGCCACTGACCAACGAACTCGTCCTGCTCTTCAAGGACTCCTCCCTGGTGCTGTTCCTCGGCGTCACCCTGGAGGAGCGCGAACTGTCCAAGTACGGCCGCGACCTGGCCAGCACGACCGCCAACTCCACGCCGATCCTCGTCGCCGGCCTGTGCTACCTGCTGGTGACGATCCCGCTCGGGTTCGTGGTCCGCCGTATGGAGGCCAAGGCCCAGGAGGCCGTCAAATGA
- a CDS encoding sigma-70 family RNA polymerase sigma factor: MESAEGTTSVQRPADAELHRRLVYGDESALAEAYAAYGGLVRAVAVRVTRSGAAAEDVAQEVFAQLWSRPYAFDARRGSLRTWLSLLAHRRAVDWVRGEARHRKDVRADDLALHGIPDASPGPAEAVVDRERSLLLHTALAELPQPQREVVHLAYFAGRTYRQAAVELGIPEGTAKTRLRTALRALAETLADPPDPAWEKGA; this comes from the coding sequence GTGGAGTCCGCGGAGGGGACGACGTCCGTGCAGCGACCCGCGGACGCGGAGCTGCACCGGCGGCTGGTGTACGGCGACGAGTCCGCGCTGGCCGAGGCGTACGCCGCGTACGGCGGGCTGGTGCGGGCCGTCGCCGTGCGCGTGACCCGCAGCGGGGCCGCGGCGGAGGACGTCGCGCAGGAGGTCTTCGCCCAGCTGTGGAGCAGGCCGTACGCCTTCGACGCGCGCCGGGGCAGCCTGCGCACCTGGCTGTCGCTGCTGGCCCACCGCCGGGCCGTGGACTGGGTGCGCGGCGAGGCCCGGCACCGCAAGGACGTCCGCGCCGACGACCTCGCCCTGCACGGCATCCCGGACGCCTCTCCCGGCCCCGCCGAGGCGGTCGTCGACCGGGAGCGCTCCCTCCTGCTGCACACCGCCCTCGCCGAACTCCCGCAGCCGCAGCGGGAGGTGGTGCACCTCGCCTACTTCGCCGGCCGCACCTACCGGCAGGCCGCCGTCGAGCTCGGCATCCCCGAGGGCACCGCCAAGACCCGGCTGCGCACCGCGCTGCGCGCCCTGGCGGAGACTTTGGCCGACCCACCCGACCCGGCCTGGGAGAAGGGCGCATGA